Proteins encoded within one genomic window of bacterium:
- a CDS encoding YigZ family protein: MNPCEEDLPAIVTLAAIGRGELKVQRSLFVAEAHPLADRVEVRGIVADMRRRYHDCRHVCHAWRRGHGNDQTEGRSDGGEPSGTAGAPILGAIESAGVTDAAVVVARYFGGVKLGTGGLGRAYRAAAAAALADAP, translated from the coding sequence ATGAATCCGTGCGAAGAGGATCTCCCTGCGATCGTGACGCTGGCGGCGATCGGCAGGGGCGAGCTCAAGGTGCAGAGATCGCTCTTCGTGGCGGAGGCGCACCCGCTCGCGGACCGGGTAGAGGTGCGCGGCATCGTGGCCGACATGAGGCGCCGCTATCACGACTGCCGGCACGTCTGCCACGCCTGGCGCCGCGGCCACGGCAACGACCAGACGGAGGGCCGCAGCGACGGCGGCGAGCCGTCCGGTACGGCCGGAGCCCCCATCCTCGGGGCCATCGAGAGCGCCGGCGTCACCGACGCCGCGGTGGTCGTCGCACGCTATTTCGGCGGCGTGAAGCTCGGTACCGGGGGACTCGGGCGCGCCTACCGGGCCGCGGCAGCGGCCGCGCTGGCCGACGCGCCGC